The sequence CGTCGGACAGGTGGGTCCGGACATCGGCGTCGGCCTTGAGCAGCGCCATGAAGTCCTTCTCCTCGTCCCACGCCCGCATGGCGTTCCGCTGGACGAGCTTGTACGCCTGCTGCCGGTTGAGGCCCTTCTCGATGAGCGCCAGCAGGACGCGCTGCGAGAAGACCAGCCCGCGCGACAGGTCAATGTTGCGGCGCATCCGCTCCGGGTACACCTTCAGCCCGCGCATGATGAACGTGAACGTGTCCAGCATGTAGTCCAGCGCCAGGCAGGAGTCCGGCAGGATGATGCGCTCCGCGGAGGAGTGGCTGATGTCCCGCTCATGCCACAGGGCCACGTTCTCCAGGGCGGTGACGGCGTGACCGCGCAGCAGTCGGGCCAGGCCGCAGACGCGCTCGGAGAGTTCCGGGTTGCGCTTGTGCGGCATGGCGCTGGAGCCGGTCTGGCCTTCGCTGAACGGCTCCTCGACCTCGCGCACCTCCGTCCGCTGCAGCCCGCGTATCTCCGTGGCGAACTTCTCCAGCGATGCGCCGCACAGGGCCAGCGTCGTGACGAACTGGGCGTGGCGGTCGCGCTGAATGACCTGGCTGGAGACGGGGTCAACGCCGAGGCGGAGCCGCTTCAGCGCGTACTCCTCGACCTCCAGCGGGACGGTGGCGTGCGTGCCCACCGCGCCGGAGATTTTGCCGACGGATACGGCCTCCCTCGCCTGCTCCAGCCGCGCCCTGTTCCGGCGCACCTCCTCGACCCACAGCGCTAGCTTCAGCCCGAACGAGGTCGGCTCCGCGTGGACGCCGTGGGTGCGGCCCATCATCAGCGTGCGCCTGTGCTCCCGCGCGCGCTCCGTGAGGACGCCTTCCAGGACGCGGAGGTCGTCCAGCAGAAGGTCAGCGGCTTTGCGGAGCTGAAGCGCCTGGGCGGTGTCAATGACGTCGTTGGA comes from Dehalococcoidia bacterium and encodes:
- the purB gene encoding adenylosuccinate lyase, with the protein product MIERYSRPRMKRAWSDHTRFQNWVKVEIAVCEGWAEQGVIPQDALAAIRKARFDPRLYRQAFAETRHDVTAFLRAIAPSIGEASRFVHLGLTSNDVIDTAQALQLRKAADLLLDDLRVLEGVLTERAREHRRTLMMGRTHGVHAEPTSFGLKLALWVEEVRRNRARLEQAREAVSVGKISGAVGTHATVPLEVEEYALKRLRLGVDPVSSQVIQRDRHAQFVTTLALCGASLEKFATEIRGLQRTEVREVEEPFSEGQTGSSAMPHKRNPELSERVCGLARLLRGHAVTALENVALWHERDISHSSAERIILPDSCLALDYMLDTFTFIMRGLKVYPERMRRNIDLSRGLVFSQRVLLALIEKGLNRQQAYKLVQRNAMRAWDEEKDFMALLKADADVRTHLSDGELSALADYAFYIRHVDAIFKRIGL